From Jeotgalibacillus haloalkalitolerans:
TGCTTAACATACCTGTTTCATCTGCCCGATCTTCAAATGTCCGCGCCTTATAATTCCCTTTAGCAAGCTGAATGGCCACTTCAGTCGCTGATTCGATCGGCTTTGTATATTGGTTTGTAATTCTGGCACCGATATAAATGATCATCCCAAGCGCGGCACCGAGTGTGATCGCCAATATCAGCCAGATCTGCCGGTATACATTTTCCAGGTTATCAAAAGAAGCGGCAAGAACGACATAACCACTTTCAGAACCTGTTTCCACATTACTGATATAATAAAAGTTTGTATCATCAGTATCCGCCGGGAACCTTACAATACCGTTTGAAGGTCCAGGCAGAGAGTTATCAATCTCATCAAGCATCATCTCATGGTCAATATCTGAGACTGTCTGACCGGAATCGTACACCATTTCAGTATCTTCATTTAAGATTGTGATTCTCGTTTCCAGGACTTCACTCAGTTCATCAAATAATTCAGATCTCAACTCATTAAAAGACGGCTCACGTTCAGTCTGGTTAATCACAATATTCATTTCTTTTTCTATTCTTGAGTGCAGTGCATTCAGATAATAAGATTTCACCAATTCTCCGATGATAATCCCAAGGCCTACCAGCACTAACACAATCAGCGTTATTAATGCAAAGAGCAGCCGGCCTTTAAATGAAGTCAGCCTCACGTTACTTTTGGCTTCTCCATTTTATAACCAAGACCCCTGATTGTTTTAATATAAACCGGCTTTTTCGTATTCTCTTCAATCTTTTCACGTAAATGGCTGATGTGAACATCCACAATACGTGTATCCCCTGCAAAGTCATAGTTCCAGACTGTCTGTAAAAGCTGATCTCTCGTTAATACGCGGCCTTTATTTTCAATTAAATACACGAGTAATTCAAATTCTTTCGGCGTCAGATCAATATGCTCCCCTTTATAGAAAGCTTCATATTGTTCAGGATATACCTTCACTTCCCCAAGCTCGATAAAATCCTCTTCCACCTCAGGTTCTTTTACTTCCAACCGTCCTGACCTGCGGAGGATCGCCTTTACTCTCGCTACAACTTCCCGTGGACTGAATGGTTTTGTCATATAATCATCAGCACCAAGCTCAAGACCGAGTACTTTATCAAACTCCTCATCTTTTGCAGTCAGCATAATGATTGGTATATGAATCTGTTTTTGGCGAAGCTGCTTGCACACTTCAATGCCATCCATTACCGGGAGCATCAGATCGAGCACCAGCAGATCAGGATCTTCACTTTCTACAAGCGCAATTCCTTCAGCACCGTCATATGCCGTTAATACTTCATAGCCTGACTGTTCCAAATTATACTTTAACAGTGTCACAATCGACTGTTCATCATCTACAACCAGTACTTTTTTCTTCATCTTAACCCTCCAGAAGCTAGTATTAACCCCAGATCATCCGATTCCATTATAGTACAAATTCAGCAGGGATGGCGATTTTATTATGTGAATTGTAAAGTATAGATTAGCCGCTGCTGATCTCCGCTTCAGGCGGACGCTTTCCGGACGGTGGTTGCTGAGCCTCCTTAGGCAAGCCTTGCGGGGTCTCAGCTTCCCGCTGTACCGGAGTCGCCGCCTTACGCTCCAATCATCAGCTAAATGGAAATAAATTCATACTAGTTAATTTTCAAAAAAAAGACCTTATAAGAAGGTCTTTTAGAAATTTTCCAGTGCTGAACTGTTAAATTTTTGAAGTTTGTCCGGTGGGCAGACGACGACTGTTCCTTCAATGACTGTGTCTCCGCTTTCATCTGTGCCGCGCACGCTGATTTCAACTTCTGATTTCGGGCGGTCAATGGCTTTAATTTCAAATACATAGTCTACAGTCGCATAGTGGTATAACGGTTTTGGAAAGCTCAGATTGTGACTCTTTATATGAGATCCCGGTCCAGGCATATATTTTGAAACAGCTGATGTCACAAATCCTGTCAGCATGATTGTTGGTACAATCGGTTTTTTATATGAGGTCTGTGAAGCATAGTCGTGCTGAATATAAAGTGGATTTGAATCATTCGTTAATCCCAGAAATAACAGCAGGTCCTTATCTTCGATTTTTTCAGTTAGTGTTAATTTTTCTCCGATTGACATATCTTCAATCTGACGTCCGATCTTTCTTTTTTTCCCCAGTAACATGTTTATTCCCCCTTGATGACTTTGATCATAACCCCTGAGTTTTTTTCAATATTTTTTAATCCTCTGTCTTCATTATAAGTGAAGTATCTTATATTAAGTAAGCTTTTTATCTCACTTTGCAAAAAAGGAACTGCCCGGTTCAGCAGTTCCTCCTCATATTCAAGTTGATGATAATGCACTCATCACACTGCGTACTGAATCTGCAGATTTTTGAAGCTGTGTTTTCTCTTCATCTGTCAGGTCAAGCTCAATGATCTTTTCGATCCCCTTGCCCCCAAGAACTGTCGGCACGCCAAGGTAGATCCCATCAAAGCCGTATTCACCTTCAAGATAGGCAACTGACGGTAATACACGCTTTTGATCTTTTAAGATCGCTTCAGTCATTTCCATCAGAGCTGCAGCCGGCGCATAATAAGCTGAACCGTTACCAAGCAGTGCGACAATTTCACCGCCGCCTTTTCTTGTGCGCTCGATGATTTCCTCAAGACGTTCTTTTGGAATTAATTTTTCAAGCGGAACACCGCCTGCATTTGAATAGCGCGTCAGTGGTACCATGTCATCTCCGTGACCACCAAGTACAAACCCCTGAATATCCTTCACAGATAAACCGAGTTCTTCAGCTACAAATGTATTGAATCTTGCAGTATCCAGTACGCCGGATTGACCAATCACACGTTCTTTCGGGAAGCCGGACTCTTTAAATACTGTATATGTCATCGCATCCACTGGGTTTGACAGTACCAGAATCGTTGTGTCAGGTGAATGTTTCACAATTTCAGCAGTGACTGATTTCATGATTTTTTCATTCGTCTGTACAAGGTCATCACGGCTCATACCCGGTTTTCTCGGCAGCCCTGCAGTAATGATAACAACATCAGAATCTGCAGTGTCAGCATAATCAGATGTACCTTTAATTGTTACGTCATAACCGAACACAGGACCCGCTTCAAGCATATCGAGCGCTTTCCCTTTTGTCGGCCCTTCATTTTGAGGAATGTCTACAAGCACGATATCTCCAAGTTCTTTTTGAGCTAAAAACAATGCAGTTGTAGCACCGGTAAAACCTGCGCCAACTACCGAGATTTTATTACGTGTAAATGCCATTTCTAATTCCTCCCAGTAAAAAATTATGTAGTTAAAGGCCGGCAAATGCCGGCCTGAATGTCTTACATATTTTCAATTAATGCAGTTCCGAATTCAGAGCACTTCACTTCTGTAGCGCCATCCATCAGACGTGCAAAGTCATACGTTACAACTTTAGATGCAATTGTCTTTTCCATTGATTTAGAAATCAGGTCTGCAGCTTCGTTCCAGCCAAGGTGCTCAAGAAGAAGTACACCTGAAAGAATGACTGAAGATGGGTTAACTTTATCAAGACCGGCATACTTTGGCGCTGTACCATGAGTTGCTTCAAAGATCGCATGTCCTGTGTCATAGTTAATGTTTGCACCAGGTGCGATACCGATACCGCCAACCTGTGCTGCAAGTGCATCAGAGATGTAGTCTCCGTTCAGGTTCATAGTAGCTACTACATCAAACTCAGCAGGGCGAGTAAGGATCTGCTGAAGGAAGATATCTGCGATTGAATCCTTCACGATGATTTTGCCAGCTGCTTCAGCATCACTCTGTGCTTTGTTTGCAGCGTCTGTACCCTGCTCATCTTTGATCTGATCATACTGATTCCAAGTGAATACTTTATCTCCGAATTCACGCTCAGCAAGATCGTAACCCCAGCGCTTGAAAGCACCTTCAGTGAACTTCATGATGTTACCTTTGTGGACAAGCGTTACTGATTTACGGCCTTCAGTCAGCGCATAGTTAATCGCTGCACGGACAAGACGCTCAGTACCTTCTTTAGATACCGGCTTTACACCGATACCAGCAGTTTCAGGGAAACGGATATTTGTCGCACCCATTTCATCCTGAAGGAAGTTGATCAGCTTTTTCACTTCGTCTGATCCTTCAGCAAATTCGATACCAGCGTAGATATCTTCAGTGTTTTCACGGAAGATCACCATGTCTGTGTCTTCAGGGCGCTTAACCGGTGAAGGTACACCTTCAAAGTAACGTACTGGACGCAGGCACGTGAACAGGTCAAGCTGCTGACGAAGTGCCACGTTTAACGAGCGGATTCCTCCGCCGATTGGTGTTGTAAGAGGTCCTTTAATTGCAATAAAGTATTCGTTGATTGCATCAAGTGTAGCCTGTGGAAGCCATTCACCAGTCTGGTCAAAAGCTTTTTGTCCTGCAAGAACTTCTTTCCATGCAATTTTCTTTTCTCCGTTATATGCTTTTTCAACAGCTGCGTCTAATACGCGCTGTGCAGAAGCCCAGATATCCGGACCTGTACCGTCACCCTCGATAAAAGGTACGATTGGATTGTTTGGCACCTGAAGATTGCCGTTTGATACTGAAATTTTTTCACCTTGTGTCATAAGTCTTTCCCTCCAAATATCATTGGCCGGGGACTGACGGAGTCCGTCAGTCCCCCAGCGTTATTTACTATTACATCAGTTATCAGTCAGTTTGTAAAATGTTCAGTGAATTTACCGCTTTTCAACCGGTACATATTCCTGCATGCCAGGACCTGTGTATTCAGCTCTCGGGCGGATCAGGCGGTTGTTGGAATACTGCTCAAGAATATGAGCCAGCCAGCCTGATACACGGCTTACTGCAAAGATTGGTGTGAACAGGTCATGGTCAATGCCAAGGCTGTGGTAGACAGATGCAGAATAGAAGTCCACATTAGGTGGAAGTTTCTTTTCAGATGTCACGATTTCTTCAATCTTAACAGACATCTCATACCATTTTGATTCTCCGCGAAGCTCAGTCAGCTTTTTAGACATTTCACGAAGATGCTTCGCACGAGGGTCTCCCTGCTGATATACACGGTGACCGAAGCCCATGATTTTTTCTTTATTTTCAAGCTTTTTACGGATCACAGACTCAACGTTTTCAACTGAACCAATTTCAGTTAACGTCTTCATTACCTGCTCATTTGCTCCACCATGAAGCGGTCCTTTTAGCGCACCGATTGCAGCTGTTACACCTGAGTATACATCTGACAATGTGGCTACACATACACGTGCAGTGAATGTAGATGCATTCAGTTCGTGGTCAGCATGCAGCACAAGCGCTTTATTCATTGCTTCCACTTCAATATCCTCAGGCAATTCGCCATTCAGCATATACAGGAAGTTAGCCGCAAAGCTGAGATCGGCTTTAGGTGCAATCGGCTCCTGGCCTTTACGGATTCGTGCAAAAGCAGTTACGATTGTAGCAATTTTCGCCTGAAGACGAATTGCTTTACGGTAGTTCGCTTCTTCTTCCATTACGTCTGCTTCTTCATCAAACAGCCCCAGTGCTGATACTGCAGTACGGACAGCAGCCATTGGGTGAACCTTATCAACAGGCATTGCTTTAATTTGTGCGATCACTTCATCAGGAATCGCCATATTATCAGCAAGCTGCTGCTTCAGTTCTGCAAGCTCATTTTCTTTTGGCAGGCGCAAATGCCAAAGAAGATAAATGATTTCTTCAAAGCTCGCATTTTCAGTTAAGTCGTCGATATTGTAACCAACGTATGTAAGTGTGTCATCAATAATTGAGCTGATCGATGAAGTAGTTGCTACAACGTTTTCTAAACCTCTCGTTGCTGTCATAAACAAATCTCTCCTTTTAATCTTAGTCTTGTATTTAAAGCCTGACCGGCATTTAAAATACGGCATTGTCATCACATAAAAACTGAGCGGTTGCTCAGTCAGCTGACAGAATGGAATTCGTCATTTCGGATGCGCTTACATTGTCCATTATAATCAATAATCAGAACTTTGTGAATGAAAACGCATTAATTTGCCGGGATTAATTTAATTTGACGAAATTTGACATCATCAGAAAACGTTTGAAACCCACTCGAAAATTTTCATTGCACTATATGCAATTCCCGCTCCAATCAGCGGTCCTACAGCAATTCCGTTAAATAATGCAACTGCAAGGATTGTTCCGAATACCAGCGCAACTGTTATATGCGGGTCCTCCTGTAAAAGTGAAATACCACCTTTTGCGATCAGGGCTACCGCGATACCTGAAGCGAGTGCCACCCACGCATATGGTGACTTTACCGCATCAGTCAGCTCTTTAAACCCGATTGCGCCGCTTGCGATCGGGGCAAGAACAGCAATTGTAATAATCGTGACACCCCAGTTAATTCCCTTCCCCTGAATAAAAGCAAAAATTTTCTCATCAGCACCCGCAACTTTTAATAGGATAAGAAAAAGAACTGCAATCATAAGAGAATTATTTTTAGCAAAAAATCCGATTGCGAGTAATAAAATTAAAAATATCATTGCCGGATTGATCATTTTCATACCTCCATCTTCAAACATTCCAGGCTGTCACGGGAGGACAACTCTGTGTTAAAACGTTGCTTTCAAGTCATCGTCGCGATAATCATTGTATTTCTTACGTTAAAAGTGATATTGATGTATTTCATGCCATTTGCGATCGGGGCACTCCTCTCACTCTTCGTCTATCCAGTTGTCAAAGTTCTGTTCACTTACTTGAAGATACCTTATAAATTGAGCGTTGCGCTTGGATTAATGATGTTATTTATAACAGGACCTCTTCTCATAACCGGCTGCTTTGCCCTTTTGAAAAATGAGATCTTTTTAATGGCAAATCACCTGCCGCAGTATACAAGTGTTCTAATCAGTTCAATCAGGAACATTGTCCAGAGCTTTCCTACTTTCCTTCATGACCTGACACATCCTTACCTGACGCATAAACATTTAACTTTACTGATCAAAGAACTTGAACAGCTGATTCTGAATGCGGGAAAACAGTTGCTTTCAGAGACTTCAAAATTTGCGGGCAACCTTCCGTCGTATTTATTTTCATTTGGTATTGTGATGATTGCGGCATATTACATACTTTCTGATTTTGAGTCCTGGAAAAGTAAATTGCCGAAAAAACTGATTGAACAAATTGAACTGATCCGCGAACTTGGATTGCGTGAAGCAGGATCATATTTTTTATCACAGCTGCTGCTTTCATTGTTTACTTTCATCATTACCTTAACCGGATTGCTCATAATCGGAAACCCTCATCCATTTTTGCTGGCTCTTTTATCAGCAGGACTGGATTTCGTTCCTCTTGCCGGTTCACTGCTGCTTTTTTTACCGCTGACGGTGTTTTATTTTATACAGTCCGGACCGGCTGCTGCAGCTGGAACACTGGTGATTTATATCGTAATCATTGCAGTCCGGCAAATTGCTGAACCTAAAATTGTAGGAGACAGAATGGGGCTGCATCCGTTGGCAGCACTCATTATTTTGTATACCTCTGTCACTTTGCTCGGCTTAAAAGGGCTTATTTTGACGCCTGTTTTTATGATCATGATGGCTGTACTGATCAAGATCAGGCTGTTTACAGCTGTATGGCGGTATATCACAACCGGTGAGCACCCATTTATAAAGCGCTGACTTAAAAAACACACAGCAGCTGCTGTGTGTTATGGTCTGTGAATGATGACATTGCCGTTTCTCATTTTTTTCTGAATCCATTTATAGATCAGCGGCTTCATTAAATTCCTTGTTGCAGGAATTAACAATAAAAATCCGATCGCATCAGTTATAAAACCTGGTGTTAATAACACAACACCACCAATTAAAATACATAATCCATCAATGACAGCATCACCAGGACCACCATCAAATACAGTCATATTCTGTACTTTTTTCAAAGCCTGAAGCCCTTGAGATTTCGCCAGATATGCACCCAGAACACCAGTTAATATGATTAAAAGAACTGTCGGTATAACACCGATCAGGTTACCAGCACTGATCAGAATTGCGATTTCCAGTGCCGGAACAATAATGATTAAAAGCATTAACCATCTCACAAGGAATATCTCCTTTCAACATTACGCGCTGTCTTTATTTTAGCACAGTCTTACATAGAATAAAAAAACCTGAACGGAAATCCGCTCAGGTTTTTTCAATATGATTTACAGTACGCTTGCGTGTCCGTTATAAACCACGCCACGCTCCGCATCAACTGTTACTTCCTGTCCATCAGTGAATAAAGCTGTTGCATTATCCACTCCAACAATAACAGGTAAGCCAAGGTTCAATCCGACTACTGCAGCATGACTTGTCAGTCCGCCTTCTTCAACGATCAGTGCCGAGCACTTTTCGATTGCAGGCATCATTTCTTTATCAGTACCGATTGTAACCAGGATTGATCCCTCTGTTACTTTATCAAGTGCATCATTTGCATTTGAAGCTGTTACAACTTTACCAAAGCCTGATTTGCGTCCGATTCCCTGACCTTTTGCAAGTACATCACCAACAATGTGGATCTTCATCAGGTTTGTTGTACCTGATTCCCCAACCGGTACACCCGCAGTAATCACGACAAGGTCGCCATGCTTAACGCAGCCGCTGTTTAAGCTTTCTGTTACTGCCATATCCAGCATTTCATCAGTTGTTTCAGTCTTAGCACCTACCTGAGGATATACACCCCATACAAGCGCAAGGCGTCTGGAAACAGATGCATCAGCAGTAACTGCAACAATTGTTGCTTCAGGACGGTATTTTGAAATCATTTTTGCTGTATGACCACTTTCAGTTGGCGCAATAATTGCGTTCACTTCAAGGTTTAATGCAGTATGCGCAACTGCCTGACCAATTGCATCAGTCATATTGCGTTCAAAACGCTTGCTGCGCTTAGAAAGGATCGCTTTATAATCAAGTGCTTCTTCAGCTCTTGATGCAATGTTATTCATTGTTTGAACTGATTCTACCGGATAATCACCTGCTGCTGTTTCACCAGATAGCATGATTGCATCAGTGCCATCAAAAATTGCATTCGCAACGTCAGAAGCTTCCGCACGCGTTGGACGCGGGTTGCGCTGCATTGAATCAAGCATTTGTGTAGCAGTGATAACAGGCTTCCCTACAGCATTACATTTACGGATCAGCTGCTTTTGCACCAATGGTACTTCTTCAGCCGGAATCTCAACACCAAGGTCACCACGCGCAACCATCAGGCCATCAGAAACCTGAAGGATCTCATCAATGTTATCTACACCTTCCTGGTTTTCAATCTTAGGAATGATGTTGATTTTTGGAGAACCGTTTTTCTCCAGCAGTTCACGGATTTCCATCACATCAGATGCACGACGGACGAATGAAGCTGCGATAAAGTCTACACCCTGCTCAATTCCGAAAAGAATGTCATTCGCATCTTTATCAGTAATACCAGGCAGATTCACTGATACACCAGGTACGTTCACACCTTTTTTGTTCTTCAATGTACCAGTGTTCATGATTTTCGTTCTGATCTCACCTGCATTTTTATCAACAGATAGTACTTCAAGTCCAATCAGACCATCATCAAGAAGAATTTTAGAGCCTTCATTTACATCATTCACAAGGTCGCTGTAAGTAATAGAGAATTTTTCAGTTGTGCCTACTACTTCTTCCATTGATACGATGATTTCGTTGCCGGCAACAAGTTCAATCGCACCGTTTTCCATCGTGTTCGTACGGATTTCAGGACCTTTTGTATCTAAAAGAATCCCTACGTTCTTACCTAATTTAGCTGCAGCTTCACGGATGTTTTTAATACGTGCTCCGTGCTCATCAAAATCTCCGTGTGAGAAGTTCAGACGCGCTACATTCATTCCAGCTTCCATCAGTTGTGTCAGCTTTTCAATACTTTCACTTGCAGGTCCAATCGTACATACAATCTTTGTTTTTCTCATGTTATACCTCCTGAAATCAATTAAATAGATAGTTCCTGTGATAAGCGGTACAGATCAACGTCTGCTTTGTGCTCCATCTTCAATGCTTCAATAATATCATAGTCAACAAGCTCATTACGCTGAATACCAACAGCACGTCCACCCTTGTTTTCCATTAATAGTTCAACAGCACGTGCACCAAGGCGGCTTGCCAGTACGCGGTCAGAAGCAGTTGGTGAACCGCCACGCTGCATATGACCAAGAACAGATACTCTTGTATCAACACCTGTCTTTTCTTTCATCATTGCTGCAAATTCCCCGCCGGACATAACGCCTTCAGCCACAATAATGATACTGTGCTTCTTGCCGCGCGCATGCCCTTTTTTAATTTTCTCTACAACTTTATCAATGTTGTATGGATCTTCAGGGATCAGAATAGACTCTGCTCCACCTGATAGTCCTGACCACAGTGCGATATCTCCTGCATTTCTTCCCATTACTTCAATGATAAATGTGCGTTCATGAGAAGTAGCAGTATCACGGATTTTATCAATCGCATCAATGACTGTATTCAGCGCAGTATCAAATCCGATTGTGAAATCAGTTCCCGGAATATCATTATCAATCGTTCCAGGTACACCTACACATGGATAGCCATGCTCAGTCAGTGCTTTTGCCCCCATGTATGAGCCGTCTCCACCAATGACAACCAGGCCTTCAATACCGAATTTCTTCAGCTGTTCAATGCCCTTTTTCTGCCCTTCAAGTGTTTTGAACTCTTCGCATCGCGCAGAATAAAGCTTCGTTCCCCCGCGGTGAATAATGTCACCAACAGAACCAAGCTCAAGCTTTTCAATATTTCCAGAGATTAAACCCTGATAACCCTGGTAAATCCCATATACTTCAAGCCCGTGGTAGATGGCTTTCCGGACAACTGCTCTGACAGCAGGATTCATACCAGGAGCATCTCCACCACTGGTCAATACGCCAATTTTTTTCATTTCGATGTTCCCACCTTTAATTGAAAAATTATGTTAACTATTTCACAGAAATAGTGTTCCGAAGTTGGATGTACAAGTCCGTTTTCATCCTTTTAAAAATAACATGAAGACGTTTTGTTCTCAATCATTAGTCTAAGCTCTCACACATTCTTATAAAACTAATAAAAATGTAACCGCTTAACCCTTCATAATTGTACACATTTTAGACACATTATAACCTGAATGTTCCTTTCTTCTATTGTTTACACATTTCACAAAAGAAAAAACCTTTTCAGAAAAGATCTGAAAAGGTTTTTCTATTAAACGGGTTCTTTTGTAAATTCACCAATAGACTGGAATTTGTCATAACGTTGTGCGACAAGTGATTCTTTATCAAATTGGGATAATTCTTTTAATGATTTCAACAGCACCTGATCAATCGCATCCGCCTGTTGTTTAATATCACGGTGAGCGCCGCCTCTTACTTCAGGAATGATTTCATCAATGATACCCATTTCCTTCAGATCCGGTGCAGTGATTCTCATAGATTCTGCGGCCTGTTTTGCAAGCGCTGCATCCTTCCAGAGAATTGAAGCAGCACCTTCAGGAGAAATAACAGAGTACGTTGAATTCTCAAGCATATGCATATGGTTACCGACGCCAAGTGCCAGAGCACCTCCGCTTCCACCTTCACCAATCACGATACAAACGACCGGTACAGTAAGTCCTGCCATTTCAAACAGGTTCCTGGCGATCGCTTCACTCTGTCCGCGTTCTTCCGCTGCCTTACCAGGGTATGCCCCTTTTGTGTCAATGAAACAGATAATTGGACGGTCAAACTTTTCAGCCTGCTTCATGAGGCGCAGCGCTTTACGGTAGCCTTCCGGATGCGGCATTCCGAAATTCCGTTTAATATTTTCTTTCGTATCTTTTCCTCTTTGATGACCGATCACGGTTACAGCATTTCCTTTGTATCTTGCAATCCCGCCAACAATTGCATGATCATCACCATACAGACGGTCCCCGTGCATTTCCATGAAGTCTTCAAAGAGCTCTTCTATGTACTCAAGGGCTGTTGGGCGTTCCGGATGCCGGGCCAGCTGTACACGGTCCCATGGCTTTATAGAAGAATAAACGTCTTCTTCAAGCCGGGAAAGACGGTCTTCAAGTTTAGCGATTTCCTCACTCAGGTCAACTTCCGAGTCAGCAGTGAATGCTTTTAACTCATTGATTTTTTCCCGGAGCTGATTGAGGGGCTTTTCAAACTCGAGTTCATTTACCATGATGATTCTCCTTTCTCATGCAGCGAAAGAAGCACGCTCAGCTTTTCTTTCATTTCTAGACGGGAGATGACCTGATCAAGCTGTCCATGTTCCATCAGGAATTCCGCTGTCTGGAAGTCCTCGGGAAGTTTTTCCCTGATTGTCTGTTCAATAATTCTTCTTCCGGCGAATCCGATCAGTGCGCCAGGCTCTGCAAAATTATAATCGCCAAGTGAAGCGAAGCTTGCAGAAACGCCTCCTGTAGTTGGATGGGTCATCACAGAGACAATCAGTCCGCCTTTGTCGCTGAAGCGCTTCAGTGCAGTGCTTGTTTTTGCCATTTGCATCAGAGATAAAACGCCTTCCTGCATCCTTGCGCCTCCACTTGCGGTAAAGATAATAAACGGAAGACCCTGCTCTTCTGCGACTCTGACCGCTTCTGCAATCTTCTCACCGACAACTGACCCCATACTGCCCATTCTGAATGTTGAATCCATAATCGTCAGTACTGTCTTTTTGCCATCAATTGTACAGATCCCTGTTACAACTGCTTCATTCAAGCCGGTCTTTTTCTTATCCTTCTCAAGCTTCTCCAGATAGTCCGGGAAGCCAAGTGGATTTTCAGAAGACAGCTGCTGGTTGAATTCCTGAAAAGAGCCTTCATCTGCAAGGCATTCAATTCTTTCTGCCGCATTCATCGGGTGATGATAACCGCACTGCAGACAAACTTTCTGATTTTTATAGATTTCTTTTGTATAGATGATTTTTTTACATTTCGGACACTTCGTCAATATTCCTTCCGGTACATCGTTTTTATCATGTTCAGATGGAATCGTTGCGTATTTTTTCTTTTTTGCAAATATATCCTTCAGCAACCTGTCTTCCTCCCTAGTCATTTTTCTATATTTGTGATCAGCTTCATCGACTGTTCAATATCTTCTGATAGTAAATGCTGATAAAATTCATCCATTAACTGATCTGTCAAAGGAATCTGAACTTGATTTTCAGCATTGTGAAAATCATTCAGGATCAGCCAGATTTTCACGTAAAGCTGATTCCCGCCGGCTTCAACCAATTCTCTTTTCAGATGTGTAAATAACTTAAGCTCTGACTTTTTATATTGAGAAGAGATATGCTCAAACAGATGCATTCTTTCCTCTTTTGGTGCA
This genomic window contains:
- the pfkA gene encoding 6-phosphofructokinase, with product MKKIGVLTSGGDAPGMNPAVRAVVRKAIYHGLEVYGIYQGYQGLISGNIEKLELGSVGDIIHRGGTKLYSARCEEFKTLEGQKKGIEQLKKFGIEGLVVIGGDGSYMGAKALTEHGYPCVGVPGTIDNDIPGTDFTIGFDTALNTVIDAIDKIRDTATSHERTFIIEVMGRNAGDIALWSGLSGGAESILIPEDPYNIDKVVEKIKKGHARGKKHSIIIVAEGVMSGGEFAAMMKEKTGVDTRVSVLGHMQRGGSPTASDRVLASRLGARAVELLMENKGGRAVGIQRNELVDYDIIEALKMEHKADVDLYRLSQELSI
- the pyk gene encoding pyruvate kinase, coding for MRKTKIVCTIGPASESIEKLTQLMEAGMNVARLNFSHGDFDEHGARIKNIREAAAKLGKNVGILLDTKGPEIRTNTMENGAIELVAGNEIIVSMEEVVGTTEKFSITYSDLVNDVNEGSKILLDDGLIGLEVLSVDKNAGEIRTKIMNTGTLKNKKGVNVPGVSVNLPGITDKDANDILFGIEQGVDFIAASFVRRASDVMEIRELLEKNGSPKINIIPKIENQEGVDNIDEILQVSDGLMVARGDLGVEIPAEEVPLVQKQLIRKCNAVGKPVITATQMLDSMQRNPRPTRAEASDVANAIFDGTDAIMLSGETAAGDYPVESVQTMNNIASRAEEALDYKAILSKRSKRFERNMTDAIGQAVAHTALNLEVNAIIAPTESGHTAKMISKYRPEATIVAVTADASVSRRLALVWGVYPQVGAKTETTDEMLDMAVTESLNSGCVKHGDLVVITAGVPVGESGTTNLMKIHIVGDVLAKGQGIGRKSGFGKVVTASNANDALDKVTEGSILVTIGTDKEMMPAIEKCSALIVEEGGLTSHAAVVGLNLGLPVIVGVDNATALFTDGQEVTVDAERGVVYNGHASVL
- the accA gene encoding acetyl-CoA carboxylase carboxyl transferase subunit alpha, with translation MVNELEFEKPLNQLREKINELKAFTADSEVDLSEEIAKLEDRLSRLEEDVYSSIKPWDRVQLARHPERPTALEYIEELFEDFMEMHGDRLYGDDHAIVGGIARYKGNAVTVIGHQRGKDTKENIKRNFGMPHPEGYRKALRLMKQAEKFDRPIICFIDTKGAYPGKAAEERGQSEAIARNLFEMAGLTVPVVCIVIGEGGSGGALALGVGNHMHMLENSTYSVISPEGAASILWKDAALAKQAAESMRITAPDLKEMGIIDEIIPEVRGGAHRDIKQQADAIDQVLLKSLKELSQFDKESLVAQRYDKFQSIGEFTKEPV
- the accD gene encoding acetyl-CoA carboxylase, carboxyltransferase subunit beta; the protein is MLKDIFAKKKKYATIPSEHDKNDVPEGILTKCPKCKKIIYTKEIYKNQKVCLQCGYHHPMNAAERIECLADEGSFQEFNQQLSSENPLGFPDYLEKLEKDKKKTGLNEAVVTGICTIDGKKTVLTIMDSTFRMGSMGSVVGEKIAEAVRVAEEQGLPFIIFTASGGARMQEGVLSLMQMAKTSTALKRFSDKGGLIVSVMTHPTTGGVSASFASLGDYNFAEPGALIGFAGRRIIEQTIREKLPEDFQTAEFLMEHGQLDQVISRLEMKEKLSVLLSLHEKGESSW